One stretch of Caldinitratiruptor microaerophilus DNA includes these proteins:
- a CDS encoding DUF2325 domain-containing protein, whose translation MVLVVGGDHLGSIAENLRQLGYGDVVHVTGRNERRVDIPAGTRLILVLVDYVNHNLARWVKDQAKAQGIPTVFTRRSWSSVCQSLQNCGLPCIHVETCPRASRKRVAG comes from the coding sequence GTGGTCCTGGTCGTCGGCGGCGACCACCTGGGGTCGATCGCGGAGAACCTGCGCCAGCTCGGTTACGGCGACGTCGTCCACGTGACCGGCCGCAACGAACGGCGGGTGGACATCCCGGCCGGTACCCGCCTCATCCTGGTGCTGGTCGATTACGTGAACCACAACCTTGCCCGGTGGGTCAAGGACCAGGCCAAGGCGCAGGGGATCCCGACGGTGTTCACCCGGCGGTCGTGGAGTTCCGTCTGCCAGAGCCTGCAGAACTGCGGGCTGCCGTGTATTCACGTCGAAACGTGCCCGCGCGCCTCGCGGAAAAGGGTGGCGGGTTAG